Within the Enterococcus hirae ATCC 9790 genome, the region GTTCTAGTGGTCATCGTCATCGTGGTATCTGACGGAATCAATAATAATTCTGGGATCATCTCAGCAATCGCCACTTTGTTGTTGATTGCCCTGAGCGTTCCCCAAGGCGAATCCTCTTTATATGCGATCCAACGAGTCTTAGACACATTCATTGGAACCTTTATCGCCATCGGAATCAATTTCTTTCTCCGTCCACCTGAGACAGAAAAGAAAGAAGAGCTTGTAGAAGACTTAGTTGAGCTGCAAAAAAAAGAAGCGTTGCTTAGAGAAAATTTGGCAGAAGTCGAAGAACAGATCAAAAAAACACAAAAATAGCTAATACATAAATAAACAAACCAGTCTCTTCAACATGAAAGAAACTGGTTTGTTTATTTTTCTAACTAATTTTAGCGATAATTATTCTGCTTGATCGGGTTGTTCCCCGTTTTCATAGAGATTAACTTGTTTCATCGTTCCACGATTAGAGAGATTTTCGATAATGTCTTTGATATCTAATCCTGTTGTTTCTTTCAACGTTTCTTGAGTGGAAGCTAAGAGATTGGTAGCATAGTTAGTCACCCGGTTCGCTCCGCCATTTTCGCTTGACCCGTTACTGGTATCAACCACTGAGATTTTCTCAATGTTTCCTAATGGTTGTGCTGCTTCTTTCATTAATTGTGGTAACATCTCGATTACCATACTCAAGACCGCTG harbors:
- a CDS encoding FUSC family protein, which produces MEFGRFRLGMRTIKSALAVFLCILFFHVTDRGLPMIAALSAVFSLRQDLTTTVSFGRSRIIGNSIGGFLGIIYFLVKNYFHNDFLVELFLLPVLVVIVIVVSDGINNNSGIISAIATLLLIALSVPQGESSLYAIQRVLDTFIGTFIAIGINFFLRPPETEKKEELVEDLVELQKKEALLRENLAEVEEQIKKTQK